TTCAGCATCGCGCGATGCCTCGGCAATGACCTGAGTGCGAACCTGTGTGAGCGGACGGGGGGCCGCAGATACGACCTTGTCCAGATGCCAGAAAGCAAAGCTCTTGCCCGATCCCAGTGTCGCAACTGCCGACTGGTCGTCGGGTTCCGCAAGGAAGGCGTCGCGCATAACGATCGAGAGTTCGGGAGCGGCGTTATAGGTCGGCTGATCCGGGTTCTGAGCCTCTTTGGTCAAGGCAGGCGTAGTCTGCGCTGTCAGGCCATATTTCTTTGCTATTTCGTCGAAGGTCGCGCCGCCGTCGGCTTCATCATTCAGCTTCGCCACGAAAGCGGATGCAGCTTCGTCGAGCTTTTGCTGTGAGAGTTGCGTGATGATCGCGGGGCGCACTTCGGCGAGTGTTTTTGCAGGCGTCGAAACGATCGTGTCGACATGGATGAGATGATAGCCAAGGCCGGATTGCACAACGGCTGCAAATCCATCCTTGGGAGCCGCAAACGCTGCTTCGGCAACTGCGGGGCTTGTCAGTTTTGCAAAGGACGCCTTGTCACCGGCGGGAACAACCAGCGGGGCGCGCCCCACGGCCTTGGCTGCTTCGGCGAGCGATTGGCCGCCCTTAACCTTGGCAAGCAGTTGGTCGGCCTGATCCCGTGTCTGGACAATGACCTGTGTAAAGCCGCGCGTTTCCCGTGCTGCATAGCTAGCGGCGCCCGTCTTGTAGAAGTTGGCGATGTCTGCGTCGGTTGGTTTTACCTGATCTTCGAACCGCGAGCGATCGAACAGGGCGTAACGAACGATACGCCGTTCGGGCAAAGTATAGCGCGCAATATTGCGGCTATAAAAACTGGATATCTCCGCATCGGTCGGCGCTGGCAGATTAGCGAAAGCGGCGCTTGGAACAGCACCGATCAAGCCACTCCGCGTTTCCAGCAACAACTGAGCATAGGGCTTTACCAATCCAGCGGGCATTTGCGCCGCGCCAGCGACCGGGGTCAGCAGTGCCTTGGTCAAGATCTCACGGGCAAAATCCTGACGCAGTTCGAGTTCCGGAATTTTGCGTTGTGAAAGTGTTGCAAGGAAGATGTTGCGGTCGAATTTGCCGGTTGGGCCGTTGAAGGCGGGAATGCTGGCGATCTGTCCATCGACGAGCCGCTTGCTGGCGACCATGCCTTGGCTTTCCGCAAATATCTGTAGTGTTCGTCCGTTCTGGATCTGATCGACGGTTTGTTCGACGCCCCCAGCGGCAACGAATGCCGCCATTGTCAGGTCGGGCTGCTGCTGGCGCGCCGCCTCGAGCTGGGACTGAACCCGCTGACGGACTTCCGTCTCGCCGATCTTTTTACCGCCGACCGATGCAACGGTGCCACCGCCGCCAAGCGAATCGCCGCCGAAGCCCGCCTTGCCCTCATAAAGAGTGACGACGAACGCGATCAGGATGATGGCGAAAATTCCGATACCCAACGGTGAAGCTGCGAAACGGCGGAAGAAAGACATCATGAAGCGGAAATCCGGCCTTGAGCAATGATGGATGCCCCCATAGGACGCGGGCATGAATATACGCAAGCTGATCGCTGGAAACTGGAAGATGAACGGTACCGTTGCCGTGCTCTCCGAAATTGAAACCATTGCTGCCGGAACTCCCGATAGCGTCGATGTGGCAATATGCCCTCCATTCACTCTAATTGCCCCGGCTAGCGGGCGCGGAGTGCCGATCGGTGCTCAGGATTGCCATTCGGCATCCACGGGTGCGCATACCGGCTGTGTATCGGTGGCGATGCTGAAAGAGGCTGGCGCGACATTGTGCATCGTCGGACACAGCGAACGTCGTGCGGATAATTTCGAAACCGATTCTGATGTCAGGGCAAAGGCCGAGGCAGCGCAAGCGGGTGGCTTGATCGCAATTGTTTGTGTGGGCGAGACACTAAAACAGCGGGATGCTGGTGAAGCGATCTCCGTCGTGCAGGGGCAGTTGGCTGGGTCGCTTCCCGAGAATCGGGATGGACTGGTTGTGGCTTATGAACCTGTCTGGGCGATCGGAACGGGACGCACGCCGACCACTGGCGACGTTGCCGATATGCACGCTGCGATCCGGGCCGTGGTCGGTCCTGCCGTGCGTATCCTTTATGGCGGGTCGGTCAAACCATCGAATGCAGCGGAATTACTGGCCGTGCCGAACGTCGATGGCGCGCTGGTTGGGGGAGCAAGCCTGACAGCGGCGGATTTCCTGCCAATCGTTGCAGCAGCAGCCGGAGTTGCCCGGAACGACGCTACGGGCTAGAGGCTCGCGCTTTCCCGCGCTCAATCTTAGAGAATTTTCACCGATGCTGACCTTTCTGCTCGTCATACACGCCATTATCACGGCGACGCTGGTCGGGGTCATCCTGATGCAGCAGTCGGAGGGCGGCGGACTCGGCATGGGTGGCAGCCCAACCGGGCTGATGTCAGCGCGCGGCGCAGCAAATTTTCTGTCGCGGGCAACAACGATATTGGCGAGCCTGTTCGTGATTCTCTCGATCGTGAGCGCGGTCGTGGCATCGCGCGGCGCATCCAAAACGATCGACACATCGCTGGCGCGGGCCCCTGCGCCAGTAGCACCGGCCCCGAGTGTTCCTTTGAACGGTGATCCACTGGCTGCTGCTGCTGCATCAGGCGCCAACGGTGCTGCTCCCGCGTCTGTTCCTGTTCCCGTGACCGCGCCACCAGTAAGGGCTGAGGTGCCCAAGGCCGATGAGCCAAAGGTTCAGCGTAAGCCGGTCGTTAGTGAGCCGTCGCGGCCAACACCAAAGGTCGACAGGCCGCCCGTTGTGAGCACGACGGTGCCTGCTCCGGCAGCAACTCCGGCTCCTGGGAGCAACGGCAACTAAACGCGAGGGCGCAGGTTTTTTACGAGGGAAACACGCGGATCTTGCGATTCGCGTCCTTGCTCTTTGCCTGCTCTCGCGGTTAAGCCCATCCTCCCATGGCACGGTTCATTTTTATCACCGGTGGCGTGGTTTCCTCGCTTGGCAAAGGTCTTATGGCGGCGTCGCTTGCGGCGCTTTTGCAGGCGCGGGGCTACACCGTCCGTATTCGCAAGTTCGATCCATATTTGAATGTGGATCCGGGCACGATGTCGCCGTATCAGCACGGCGAGGTCTATGTGACCGACGACGGCGCAGAGACCGATCTCGACCTCGGCCATTACGAACGCTTCACCGGCGTCGTGTCGCGGCAGTCGGACAATGTGACTTCCGGTCGGATCTATCAGCAGATTATCCAGCGCGAACGGCGCGGAGACTATCTTGGCGCGACGGTACAGGTCATTCCACACGTCACCGACGCGCTGAAGACATTTGCGCTGAACAAGACCGACGATGTTGATTTCGTCCTGTGCGAAATCGGCGGGACGGTTGGCGATATCGAATCGCTGCCGTTTATCGAGGCGATCCGTCAGCTTCGGAACGATCTGGGGCGCGGAAATTCGGTTTCGATTCACGTCACGCTGGTGCCCTTTATTGCGGCAGCGGGTGAGTTGAAGACCAAGCCCACGCAACATTCGGTTCGCGAACTGACTGCGCTGGGCGTGCAGCCGGATATTCTCGTTTGTCGCTGCGAGCAGTTTTTGCCGGTCAGTGATCGCGCGAAGATCGCGCTATTCTGTAACGTTCGGCAAGAGGCGGTTATTCCGGCGCTGGATGCTGCGAGTATTTATGACGTGCCGCTGCAATATCATGCCGAGGGGCTGGACGATGAAGTCCTGCGTGCGTTCGGCATCGAGCCGGCGGCGGACCCCGAACTTTCGCGCTGGACCGATATTGCCGAACGGCTTGCCAATCCAGAGGGCGAAGTCACGATCGGCGTCGTCGGCAAATATGTTGGTTTGCCGGATGCTTATAAATCACTGCATGAGGCACTGGTGCACGGGGGCATCGCCAACCGGGTGAAAGTCCGTGTGAAATGGCTTGATGCCGAGATGTTCGAGAACGGGCAGGACGTTGCTGCCGAACTGGAACCCATGCACGCTATTCTGGTGCCGGGTGGCTTTGGCGAACGTGGCAGCGAGGGCAAGATTGCCAGCGTCCGCTTTGCGCGTGAACGCAATGTGCCGTTCTTCGGAATCTGCCTCGGGATGCAGTTGGCCTGCATCGAGGGCGCGCGGAATACCGCCGGCATTGCGGAGGCATCGACGACCGAATTCGGTCCGACGAGCGAACCTGTCGTCGGCCTGATTACCGAATGGATGGGTGCCGAAGGTCTGGAGAAGCGCGCTGCGGATGGCGACATGGGCGGCACGATGCGACTGGGCGCCTATAACGCGACGCTGGCGGGTAACAGCCATGTTGCAGCCATATATGGCACGTCGGCGATTTCGGAACGTCATCGGCATCGGTATGAGGTCAATGAGCATTACCGCGATCCGCTCGAGGCGGGCGGCCTGCGCTTTTCGGGAATGTCGCCGGATGGCACACTGCCTGAAATCGTGGAGCGACCCGATCATCCGTGGTTCGTCGGTGTTCAGTTCCATCCAGAACTGAAATCCAAACCTTTCGATCCGCACCCTTTGTTCGCGAGTTTCATCGAAGCGGCGGTAAAGCAGAGCCGCCTGGTCTGAGAAGCTGAACTATTGGGGTCGCAATTATTGCTGCGCTTTTAATCTATAGCGATCTGGTGGACTAAGCTCTCGTACAGGGAGTAAAAAATGAAAAAGAACACCGTTTACCTCAGCGTGTTATTGTCCACCGCCTTTCCGATCGTAGGTCACGCGCAAACGACCGGATCGCAGTCGGCTTCTGAAGTCGATAATGATCCCGGTGCCATCGTCGTCACCGCCCGCCGTCGCGAAGAGCGCGCGCAGGATGTGCCGATCGCATTGTCGGTTCTGAGTGGCGTTTCACTGGCTCAGCAGGCGACCTTCTCACTGGCACAAGTTACCCAGCTTGCGCCGACGTTGCAGTTTACCTCGTCGAACCCGCGTAACACGTCGCTGAACATCCGCGGCCTTGGCGTATCCTATGGTCTCGCCAACGATGGGCTTGAGCAGGGCGTCGGGTTTTACGTCGATGGCGTTTACAACAGCCGTCCCGCAGCAGCGGCGTTCGATCTCCTCGATGTTGAGCGCGTCGAAATCCTGCGCGGCCCACAGGGTACGTTGTTTGGCAAGAACACAACCGCAGGTGCCATCAACATCACGACAGCGGCACCAAGCTTCACACCGGAAGGCCAGTTCGAAGGCTCGGTCGGCACGCACAGTTTCGGCCAGATCAAGGGTTCGGTTTCCGGGCCGCTGATCGGTGACAGCGTCGCCGGTCGCCTGTCGATTGGCTACACTACGCGCGACGGTTTCGTTAAGTCGACGGCTACGGGGCGCAACACCAACGACCTCGATAACTTCGTTGTTCGCGGTCAGTTGTTGTGGAACGCGACGCCAACCCTGAACTTTCGATTGAGCGGCGACTTCAACCTTCAGAACCCCGACTGCTGCACGCAGGTTTATGTGCGGGTAGGGCAGACGTTGAAGCCAGCAGCGCGGCAATATGCGGCAATGGCTGCATTTCTGGGTTATGCTCCACCAAGTCTGAATTATGCCGACCGTCTTGCCGATGTCGATGGCAAGCTGGCTGCGCGATCGGAACTGGGTGGCTTGTCGTTCACTGGCAATCTCGATCTGGGTCGTGCGACAGTAACGTCGATCACCGCATGGCGCTATTGGGACTGGAAGCCGGCCAATGATCGTGATTACACATCGCTGGACATCCTTCCGCAGTCCGCAAATCCGGTTCAGCAGAACCAGTATAGCCAGGAGTTGCGAGTTTCTTCGAACGGCAAGAACACCATCGACTATACAGTCGGTGTTTATGCCTATTACCAGAAGCTTTATGGTCAGAACGTTACGGAATGGGGCAGCGACGCCGCATATTGGCTGATTGGACCAACGACGGGAACGGGTGCGGCTGCCAATACGCCGGTTCCGCGCAACCTGCTCACCGGGTATTTCACGACGTCGCAGGCAGTTTCGACCGTCCAGAGCTATGCCGGTTTTGCCCAGGCAACATGGAACATCACGCCGACGCTGCATTTCACTCCGGGCCTGCGCTATACCTATGAAAAGAAGGATGCCGATTATGCCGCTATTGTCGGCGGCGGCCTCGACACCACGACGCTGGGGTTGAACGCCGGACAAGTCGCCGCACTTAATTCCGCAAAGCTGTCGATTGCTCGTCCGCAAGCCTATTCCGTCGCGTTCAACTCGGGTGCTTTGACCGGAGATGCCAATCTTTCATGGCAGCCTGTTCCAAACGTTTTGGTTTACAGCAGCTACGCACGCGGATTTAAGTCGGGCGGGATCAACCTCGCCGGCCTCCCACTGAACGTGCAGAACAACCCGGCGCTCAATCGAGCCGTCGTCAGCCCGGAAAAGAACCAAACCTACGAAGCTGGTCTGAAGACCCAGTGGTTCCGCCATTTGTTGACGGCAAACTTCGCGATCTTCCGGACCGACGTAAGGGATTTCCAGGCTAACGTGGTCGACACAGGCCCGGGAGCGTTGCGCGGTTACATCGCCAACGTCGCAAAGGTCCGCAGTCAGGGCGGAGAGTTCGACCTTTCGGTCGCTCCGATCAGCGGATTCTCGGGCTATGTGCGCGGCGCTTATACCGATGCAAAATATGTATCGTTCGCCAACGCACCGTGTCCGCTCGAACTGATCGCAAACACGACGGCATCATGCGACCTATCGGGTCAACCGCTGCCCGGATCGTCGAAATGGGCATTGTCGGCAGGAACAGAATATCGTCGCCCGGTGCGTGATGGCAGCGCCTATGTTGGCGTTGACGCAAACTACCGCTCGTCCTTCTACGCCGATTCTTCGGATTCGAAATATTTGAGGATCGACGCATACACGTTGGTCAATTTACGTGTCGGCTATGCCTCCAACAAGGGGTGGGAGGTATTCGCTCTCGTGCGCAACTTGTTCGACAAGAACTATTTGCAGCTCCTGACACCGCAGACAGGCAATTCGGGACTTGTGTCCGGCTTGCCCGGTGATCCGCGCACATTCCAGGTTACCGCCCGATATCGTTTCGGCGGCTAAACTCTCTCTCCCAGAGCCTGAAGGGGCTATCCGCAAACGTGGATAGCCCCATTTTTTTGGGTCGAGCAATGAAATCTGAAGTTAAAACGAAAACGCCCGGGCCGTTTCCAGCCCGGGCGCCTGCGTGACGATCGCTCGTCAGCCCCCTTCAAAATCCTGTCTGCTACGCTGTGCCGTTCCCCCAAAGATAAGCACAGCGGAGACTGGATCTCCCCGAACCGCGGCCGTTGCCTTTCGTTTCAGAAGTATGTCGTTATGACCGGTGCGGACGTTTGTCACTCGGGATGCGCCACTTCGCCCACGATTTGGGTACCCCTGTGTTCATTACGCAACATATTGCTTCTGGTTGCGGGATATTGCGCGGAACCCTAAGGCGTGGCGCTTATGTTACTGTCCCCCTATGAAGCCATGATCGCTCGCCGCTACCTCCTGCCGGGTAAAGGGGAGGGGTTCATCTTCCTCGTAGCATCGATCAGCCTTGTTGCTGTGATGCTGGGCGTCGCGGCACTTATCATTGTGATGAGCGTCATGAACGGCTTTCGCGCCGAACTGTTCGACAAGATCGTCGGGCTGAACGGCCATGCAGTGGTGCAGGGATTTGGTGGACGATTGCCTGACTGGCGCGACATCGTGGCGCAGGCAAAGGCGACACCGGGCGTTACATCGGCAACGCCGCTCATCGAACAACCGTTGATGGCGAGCCACGATGGACGGGTTGAAGGTATCCTCGTGCGCGGAATGCGGGTGGAGGACATCCGTACCAACACTGCCCTAAAGACCAAAGTGCTGGCCGGGCGGCTCGATGCGCTTGTGCCGGGCAGCGGTAACGTGGCGATCGGTGCACGGCTTGCCGAGGCATTGGGTGCGCAGGTCGGTGGTGAAATCAGTCTGGTTTCGCCCGCCGGACAGGCCACGCCGTTCGGCACCGTGCCGCGCATTGTTAGCTACCGCGTCGCCGCAATCTTTGAAATTGGCGTCTATGATTATGACAAGGCGTTCGTCGTGATGCCGATATCCGATGCGCAGACGCTGCTTTTGATGGGTGATTCGGTCGGTATGGTCGAACTGGAAACCACCAACGCAGACAAGGTCGGCCAGATACTGGCACCGCTGGAGCGAAAAGTCGGCGCGCGTGGTGTCATCAGCGACTGGCGTAGTATGAATTCGGCCTTGTTCGAGGCTTTGACCGTCGAACGCGTAGCGATGTTCGTTGTGCTGTCGATCATCATTTTGGTGGCGGTGTTTAATATCCTGTCGTCGCTCATCATGCTCGTCCGCGCCAAGACCCGGGACATCGCCATCCTGCGAACGATGGGCGCGAGCCGCGAATCGCTTATCCGTATTTTCGTCGTGGTCGGCGTGACCATCGGTGCGCTTGGCACGGCGGCGGGGCTCATCCTCGGCTTCATCTTCTTGTTTTTCAGGCAACAGGTGATCGGGGGTGTCCAGTTCATTACTGGGCAAAACCTGTGGGACCCGTCGATCCGTTTTTTGACCGAATTGCCTTCAAAGCCCGATCCGGTCGAGGTGATCGGCATTGCTGTCATGGCGCTGTTGTTCAGCTTCCTTGCCACGCTTTATCCGGCCTTCAAGGCGGCGAGTACCGATCCTGTGCAGGTGCTTCGTTATGAATGACGTTCTCGCAGTCACTGGCTTGTCGCGGTCTTTCCAACAGGGCGAAGTCACGATCGAAGTCCTGCGGGGGATCGATATGACCATAGCTCCGGGCGAGATCGTCGCGTTGTTGGGGCCGTCGGGGTCAGGAAAATCGACGCTGCTGCAGGCTGTAGGTTTGCTGGAAGGTGGATTTGAAGGTTCGATCCGGATCGATGGTGAGGAAGCCGCGAAGCTGGATGCCAAGGGACGCACGCGGCTACGCCGCGATGCGCTCGGCTTTGTTTATCAGTTCCATCATTTGCTCCCCGATTTCAATGCGAGCGAGAACGTCGTCCTGCCGCAGTTGATTTATGGAACACCGCGCGCCGCCGCCGAAGAGCGTGCCGCGTCGCTGTTGAGCGCGCTTGGCCTCGGCCACCGGCTGACGCATCGGCCAAGCCAGCTTTCAGGCGGCGAGCAACAGCGTGTTGCGGTCGGACGCGCACTGGCAAACAAACCGCGTCTGGTGCTGGCGGATGAACCGACCGGCAATCTGGACGAGGCAACCGCCGATCGGGTGCTCGGGGAATTCCTGCGCCTTGTCCGTGAGGAGGGCAGCGCTGCTCTGGTGGCAACCCATAATGAGCGATTGGCAAAACAGATGGACCGGGTGCTGAGGCTCCACGAAGGACACCTCGCACCGGCGGTCTGATCTAATCGAGTAGCCAAACCTTATTCGGGCAGAAAGTCCGGCACGGATAAATAACGCTCGCCGGTGTCGTAATTGAAGCCGAGCACGCGCGCGTCCGGTGCCAGATCAGGTAGTTTCTGAGCGATGGCGGCAAGCGTTGCGCCCGATGAAATTCCGACCAGTAAACCTTCTTCGGCGGCCGAGCGTTTTGCCATCGTTTTGGCATCGACAGGATCGACCTTGATTACGCCATCCAGCAATTGAGTGTGCAGATTCGCGGGTATGAAGCCTGCACCGATACCCTGAATCGGGTGGGGACCGGGCTGGCCGCCGGAAATCACTGGCGACAGGGTGGGTTCAACCGCGAATACTTTCAAACCGGGCCATTTGGCTTTCAGAACCTGTGCGACGCCGGTGATGTGGCCGCCGGTTCCGACGCCGGTAACGATAGCGTCCAGTGGCGTATCGGCGAAGTCGTGGAGTATCTCAATTGCCGTGGTTCGCGCGTGAATGTCGATATTGGCCGGGTTTTCGAACTGCTGTGGCATCCATGCTCCGGGCGTGGACGCAACAATCTCCAGCCCGCGCTCGATCGCACCCTTCATGCCCTTTTCCCGCGGCGTCAGGTCGAAAGTCGCGCCATAGGCTAGCATCAAGCGGCGGCGTTCGACCGACATCGATTCCGGCATTACCAGAATGAGTTTATAGCCTTTTACCGCAGCGACCATCGCGAGGCCGATACCGGTGTTGCCGCTGGTCGGTTCGACAATTGTGCCACCGGGCTTCAGCGCGCCGTATCGCTCGGCATCGTCGATCATGGCAAGCGCGATACGGTCCTTGATCGAGCCGCCAGGATTCGACCGTTCGGATTTTATCCAGACTTCGTTGTTGGGGAAGATGCGGCCGACGCGAATGTGCGGCGTGTTGCCGATGGTGTCGAGGACAGAGGCGGCTTTCATGCTGGTTTCTCCTGCAAGACGGCATTGGCAAGGGCAGTTTCGGGTGGGTCGAATGTACGCGCGTTTTTAAGCTGCGGAAACAGTCGAACCCATAGTAATGTGATCGCGATTGCGCCGATACCGCCGCCGACAACCGCGATAACGGGACCGATCAATGCGGCGAGGAAACCGGATTCTGCTTCGCCCAACTCATTCGACCCGGAAACGAACAATGTGGAAACCGCACCGACCCGACCGCGCATTTCATCCGGCGTGTAAAGTTGTATCAGCGACTGGCGGACATATACCGACAGCATATCGGCTGATCCCAGCACCGTCAGCGCCAACAACGAAAGCGGCATCCAGCGAGACAAGCCGAACACAATAGTTGCCGCACCGAACACCGCGACCGCCGCCAGCATCTTTACGCCGACGTTGGTTTTCAGTGGACGGAAAGCGAAATATAGCGCGGTGACCGCTGCGCCCAAAGCAGGGGCGGCGCGTAAATCACCCAGACCCTGTGGCCCGGCATGAAGAATATCGCGGGCATAAACCGGTAGCATTGCCGTCGCGCCACCCAGCAAAACGGCGAACAGATCGAGCGAAATCGCACCCAGCACGAGCCGGTTTTGCCGCACATAACGTAGACCGTCGATCATCTGCACCCAGGGCGGCGCGGCCGACATCGGCGGGCGGGGCACAGGCCGAACCATCATCAGGCACAGGAAGGCGACCCCGAACAGGGCCGCGCTTACAGTATAGGGCAGGCCGTGCCCCGATGCGTACAGGTAGCCGCCGATCGCTGGCCCGAGAATCGAGCCGCCCTGCCATGCAATCGATGAAAGCGCGATTGCGCTTGGCAGGATTGCTTTAGGCACAAGATTTGGAGCGAGTGCGGACAGGGCAGGGCTGGCAAACGCCCGCGCAACGCCCAGCAATGCCGCGATGGAGAAAAGCCACGGCAAACTGATCGCGCCAGTTGCGGTAAGATAGGCAAGCGCTGTCGCACAACCGGCTTCGAGAGCCAGTGCCCCGCGCGCAATCCAGCGACGATCGATGCGGTCGGCTATCCAACCAACGACAAGCGTCAGCAAAGCCAGCGGCAGGAATTGTGCAACCCCGATCATACCGAGCTGAAATGCCGCGTCTTTCAATGACATATGCAGGGTGCCGCGCGCAATATCGTAAACCTGATAGCCGATAATAACGACCATCGACGTCTGCGCGAGCGTCGTGGTCAGCCGGGCGATCCAGAAATAACGAAAATCGCGGATACGAAGGGGGGAGGCGGTTGAATTCACCACCTCCCTTTGAACTGTCAAATCGTTGGCTGCAATCCGCCGAGCATCGGATCGATGGCTGCGGCGCGGCGAATATCTTGTTCCTCTGATAGCTGACCTCCTCGCAGGAAGTCGGTGAGGTCACGAATCACCTCATCCTTGTGCGTCGCCAACGTTGCGTGAGGCGCTCCGTTATACTCGATAAGCCGGGCATGCGGGATGAGGCGAGCGGCTTCGCGCGCACTGCCATCGATAGAGACGACATGATCGCCAGTGCCGTGCAGAATAAGAGTTGGTACAGTAAACGCCGCAGTATCGGCCCTGAAATCGGTTGCCGCGAATGCGCGGACGCACGCGAGGGTCGGGGAGAGACCAGCCTGCATTGCCCAGATGAAAAAGGTGTCGAGGACGGCCTGACTGACGGGTTTACTCATGATTCCAACGCCGCAGAACGTCTTGGCAAAGCTCTGCATGAAGTCGCCGCGATCTTTGCGGATTCCATCCAGCATCCCGTCGAAAACCGACTGGTCGGTGCCTTTCGGATTGTCGGCGGTCTTCAACATAAAGGGGACGACAGACGATATCAGAACGGCGTGCGAAATGTTGGACCCGCCATGTTTGCCGAGGTAGCGTGCGACTTCGCCGCCGCCCATCGAGAAGCCGACGAGAGCAGCATTTTTGGATTCGGTTTTCTCTATTACCGTGGCGAGGTCATCAGCGAGTGTGTCGTACTCATAGCCGCCGACCGGCTGATCCGATCGCCCGAAACCGCGACGGTCATATGCGATCGCGTGAAACCCGGCTTCAGCCAGTCCGAAGCCAATGTCATCCCAACTATCGGCGTTCAGCGGCCAACCGTGGATGAGGATAACCGGTGGCCCCGCGCCCCATTCCTTGACGTAAAGCCGAGTATTATCGCTGGTCGTCACATAAGGCATCGCAGCACTCCTGAAGGTTAAAAATCACTAACGAACAGGATTGGAATGGGTTGCCGCCGATTATGAAGCCCGGTCAGCTTGGACTTATGAAGCTGTCCAAGACGCGCTTGCGCCCGGCCACTTCGAAGTCGATCTCAAGCTTGTTGCCCTCGATCTCTGCGATCAGGCCATAGCCGAATTTGGTGTGGAACACGCGCATTCCGACCGACACATCGCCGCGGCCTTTGTTGCCGAGGCTGACAGCAGAACCGCGCGCCTCGACAATACGGGTAGGCGATACCGAGAACCCGCCGGCATTCGCGCGTTGCCAGCCGGGGCCGCGTCCGGTTCCGCGTGCGACATTGGCAAACGGGTCGGTGCGGTCGGACCAATTTGCCTGCCACAACGATGCGCCGCCACTCATTGTAGTTTCGGAATCAACGTTGGCATCCGGGAGTTCACCAACGAAACGGCTTGGGATGCTGGATGTCCACTGGCCGTAGATGCGGCGATTGGCAGCGTGGAGGATGGTCGCGGACCGCCGTGCGCGAGTGATCGCGACATAGGCGAGGCGGCGTTCCTCCTCCAGACTGGCGAGGCCGCCTTCGTCGAGCGCGCGCTGCGATGGGAAAACGCCTTCTTCCCAGCCGACGAGGAACACTTTTTCGTATTCCAGCCCCTTTGCGGCGTGAATTGTCATTATGGTGACTTTTTCGGTATCCCGCTGTGCGTCATTATCCATGACCAGTGACACATGTTCGAGGAACGCGCCGAGGTTTTCATACTCCTCCATCGCGCGGACGAGTTCGGCCATATTCTCCAGACGACCAGCAGCTTCGGCTGATCGGTCGGCTTGTAGCATTGCTGTGTAGCCGCTTTCGTCGAAGACCTGACGGGCGAGGTCGGGATGCGACATTGACCCCGCCATGTCGCGCCAGCGAGCGATATCGCCGACCAGATTGCCAAGCGCACGACGGGCCTGCGGAGTCAGTTCATCGGTGTCGAGGATCATCGCCGCGGCGGTCGACAAGGGCACGTAGGCTGCACGGGCTAGTTGCTGGACCTTTGCCACGGCTTTGTCGCCCAGCCCGCGTTTGGGGACGTTGACGATGCGTTCAAGGGCGAGGTCATCGCTTGGTTGATTGACGAGTCGCAGATAGGCGAGGGCATCGCGGATTTCGGCGCGCTCGTAGAATCGGAATCCGCCGACGATTTTATAGGGCAGGCCGATAGCGATAAATCGATCCTCGAACTCACGCGTCTGGAACTGCGCGCGGACGAGGATCGCTATGGTGTCGAGACTGTTCCCTGCGCGCTGCCAACTGTCGACCTCATCCCCGACACGGCGGGCTTCTTCGGGACCGTCCCACACGCCGATGACCTGAACCTTGTCTCCATCGGGTAATTCGGTGAACAACGTCTTGCCGAGGCGTCCGC
This genomic stretch from Sphingomonas paeninsulae harbors:
- a CDS encoding ATP-dependent helicase; the encoded protein is MSLPAPTEQDPPYLRGLNAPQREAVLTTDGPVLVLAGAGTGKTAALTARLAHLLHTRKAYPSEILSVTFTNKAAREMRERVGRLVGDTVEGMPWLGTFHAIAAKMLRRHAELVGLQSNFTILDTDDQLRVIKQLIRAAELDEKRWTARALAGLIDQWKNKGLLPRDIDAGESERFANGRGGELYAQYQARLLALNACDFGDLLLHVLTILKGNRDVLENYQNRFRYIMVDEYQDTNSSQYLWLRLLAQTRKNICCVGDDDQSIYSWRGAQVENILKFEKDFPGAKVIRLEQNYRSTPHILAAASGVIANNSGRLGKTLFTELPDGDKVQVIGVWDGPEEARRVGDEVDSWQRAGNSLDTIAILVRAQFQTREFEDRFIAIGLPYKIVGGFRFYERAEIRDALAYLRLVNQPSDDLALERIVNVPKRGLGDKAVAKVQQLARAAYVPLSTAAAMILDTDELTPQARRALGNLVGDIARWRDMAGSMSHPDLARQVFDESGYTAMLQADRSAEAAGRLENMAELVRAMEEYENLGAFLEHVSLVMDNDAQRDTEKVTIMTIHAAKGLEYEKVFLVGWEEGVFPSQRALDEGGLASLEEERRLAYVAITRARRSATILHAANRRIYGQWTSSIPSRFVGELPDANVDSETTMSGGASLWQANWSDRTDPFANVARGTGRGPGWQRANAGGFSVSPTRIVEARGSAVSLGNKGRGDVSVGMRVFHTKFGYGLIAEIEGNKLEIDFEVAGRKRVLDSFISPS
- a CDS encoding alpha/beta fold hydrolase: MPYVTTSDNTRLYVKEWGAGPPVILIHGWPLNADSWDDIGFGLAEAGFHAIAYDRRGFGRSDQPVGGYEYDTLADDLATVIEKTESKNAALVGFSMGGGEVARYLGKHGGSNISHAVLISSVVPFMLKTADNPKGTDQSVFDGMLDGIRKDRGDFMQSFAKTFCGVGIMSKPVSQAVLDTFFIWAMQAGLSPTLACVRAFAATDFRADTAAFTVPTLILHGTGDHVVSIDGSAREAARLIPHARLIEYNGAPHATLATHKDEVIRDLTDFLRGGQLSEEQDIRRAAAIDPMLGGLQPTI
- a CDS encoding MFS transporter translates to MNSTASPLRIRDFRYFWIARLTTTLAQTSMVVIIGYQVYDIARGTLHMSLKDAAFQLGMIGVAQFLPLALLTLVVGWIADRIDRRWIARGALALEAGCATALAYLTATGAISLPWLFSIAALLGVARAFASPALSALAPNLVPKAILPSAIALSSIAWQGGSILGPAIGGYLYASGHGLPYTVSAALFGVAFLCLMMVRPVPRPPMSAAPPWVQMIDGLRYVRQNRLVLGAISLDLFAVLLGGATAMLPVYARDILHAGPQGLGDLRAAPALGAAVTALYFAFRPLKTNVGVKMLAAVAVFGAATIVFGLSRWMPLSLLALTVLGSADMLSVYVRQSLIQLYTPDEMRGRVGAVSTLFVSGSNELGEAESGFLAALIGPVIAVVGGGIGAIAITLLWVRLFPQLKNARTFDPPETALANAVLQEKPA